The following are encoded in a window of bacterium genomic DNA:
- a CDS encoding transposase: protein MEENKQLSLQFASNSGKKVTADFIGGDVTSESEVLAMR from the coding sequence ATGGAAGAAAATAAACAACTTTCGCTTCAGTTTGCAAGCAATTCCGGAAAGAAAGTTACGGCTGATTTCATTGGTGGAGACGTCACATCTGAAAGTGAAGTACTGGCTATGAGATAG